Proteins co-encoded in one Populus trichocarpa isolate Nisqually-1 chromosome 10, P.trichocarpa_v4.1, whole genome shotgun sequence genomic window:
- the LOC7458593 gene encoding elongator complex protein 1 isoform X1, with product MKNLKLYGEISQNLELQSPQEVILFSAFDIERNRLFFASSANIIYTAHLSSFQNGKSKGLLLPSEINQIELEDGDLITAFDYLMEKEALIIGTENGLLLLHNIDDNSTEIVGQVEGGVKCISPSPDGDLLAILTGFRQVLVMTHDWDLLYEIAVEEKENYGDGLDVRELDGKNMFGSFISWRGDGKYFATISEASESSALLKKIKVWERDSGALHSTSDSKVFMGAVLEWMPSGAKIAAVYDRKVENRCPDIAFYERNGLVRSSFSIKEAVDATVESLKWNCGSDLVASVVRCEKYDAVKLWFLSNNHWYLKHEVRYSRQDGVRLMWDPVKPLQLICWTFGGQITIYNFTWISAVTENSTALVIDDSKILVTPLSLSLMPPPLHLFSLKFPSAVRDLALYSNNSKNRVAAFLSDGSLGVVELPDPDTWEDLEEKEFTVEASISETGFGSFVNLAWLDSHILLAVSHYGFSHSNCASHSSMGEDGLSGFCLQEIELLCSEDHVPSLVTGSGWHAKISHRNYLEGLVIGIAPNPAKKRSAFVQFDGGNVVEYTSMLGLAVTGGSTKHDDMSFSSSCPWMSVAKASDSGSLKPLLFGLDDIGRLHFGGKVLCNNCSSFSCYSNLADQVVTHLILSTKQDFLFVVEIGDILHGEIELKYENFVHTGNRRKEENMNFINIWERGAKIIGVLHGDDAAVIIQTTRGNLESIHPRKLVLASIVNALIQRRFRDALLLVRRHRIDFNVIVDYCGWQTFLQSASEFVKQVNNLSYITEFICSIKNENIMETLYKNYISTPCQNRAGDVQAKDVMSFDSSSKVSSLLLAIRKALEEQVTESPARELCILTTLARSDPPMLEEALKRIKVIREMELLGSSDPRRNSYPSAEEALKHLLWLSDSDAVFEAALGLYDLNLAAIVAVNSQRDPKEFLPYLQELERMPSLVMCYNIDLRLHRYEKALRHIVSAGDAYYSDCMNLMNKNPQLFPLGLQMITDPAKKMQVLEAWGDHLSDEKCFEDAAITYLCCSSLENALKAYRACGDWSGVLTVAGLLKLEKDELMQLAHDLCEELQALGKPGEAAKIALEYCGDVNSGINLLISARDWEEALRVAFMHRQEDLVLEVKNAALDCASTLISEHKEGLEKVGKYLTRYLAVRQRRLLLAAKLQSEERSINDLDDDTVSEASSNFSGMSAYTTGTRKGSAASVTSSVTSKARDMRRQRKRGKIRPGSPDEELALVEHLKGMSLTAGAKNELRSLLFTLVKLGGEEIARKLQLAGENFQLTQMAAVKLAEDTISTDIINEKAHTLEHYIRKMRSELPNLDYFSWRSKVFISP from the exons ATGAAAAACCTGAAGCTATACGGGGAGATTTCTCAGAATCTGGAATTACAATCGCCACAAGAAGTTATCCTCTTCTCCGCTTTCGATATCGAACGCAACCGCCTCTTCTTCGCTTCTTCGGCCAATATCATTTACACAGCTCACCTTTCTTCTTTCCAG AATGGAAAATCAAAAGGCTTGCTATTACCGTCGGAGATTAATCAAATTGAATTGGAAGACGGAGACTTAATCACTGCATTTGATTACCTGATGGAGAAAGAAGCCTTAATTATTGGAACTGAAAATGGACTTTTATTATTgcataatattgatgataattcTACTGAAATCGTCGGTCAAGTTGAAGGCGGGGTTAAGTGTATCTCGCCGAGTCCCGATGGAGATTTGCTTGCTATTCTTACTGGTTTCAGACAAGTGTTAGTTATGACTCATGATTGGGATTTGTTGTATGAAATCGCGGTTGAGGAGAAGGAAAATTACGGTGATGGTCTTGACGTAC GTGAATTGGATGGAAAGAATATGTTTGGGAGTTTTATTTCATGGCGAGGTGATGGGAAATATTTTGCTACGATAAGTGAAGCGAGTGAATCTTCTGCCTTGCTTAAGAAGATTAAGGTTTGGGAACGGGATTCGGGTGCATTGCATTCCACGTCAGATTCTAAGGTATTTATGGGGGCGGTTTTGGAATGGATGCCAAGTGGAGCGAAAATTGCTGCTGTGTATGATAGAAAAGTGGAGAATAGGTGTCCTGATATTGCTTTCTATGAGAGGAATGGGTTGGTGAGGAGTTCTTTTAGTATTAAAGAAGCAGTTGATGCAACAGTTGAAAGTCTTAAGTGGAATTGTGGTTCGGATCTTGTTGCATCTGTTGTTAGATGTGAGAAATATGATGCTGTTAAGCTCTGGTTTTTGAGCAACAACCATTGGTATTTGAAACATGAAGTTAGATACTCGAGACAGGATGGAGTTAGGCTCATGTGGGATCCAGTAAAGCCACTACAGTTGATTTGTTGGACTTTTGGAGGCCAGATCACAATTTACAACTTCACCTGGATTTCTGCTGTGACAGAGAACTCGACAGCATTGGTCATTGATGACTCCAAAATACTTGTAACTCCACTTTCTTTATCCCTGATGCCACCTCCCCTTCATTTATTCAGCCTCAAATTTCCAAGTGCAGTGAGGGACCTGGCTTTATATTCCAATAATTCTAAGAATAGAGTAGCTGCATTTTTATCAGATGGCTCTTTGGGTGTTGTAGAACTTCCTGACCCAGATACATGGGAGGatcttgaagaaaaagaatttacTGTTGAAGCTTCTATTTCTGAGACAGGTTTTGGATCCTTTGTGAACCTTGCATGGCTGGATTCACACATATTACTTGCTGTTTCTCATTATGGCTTCTCTCATAGTAATTGTGCATCCCACAGTTCAATGGGCGAGGATGGACTTAGTGGTTTTTGTTTGCAGGAAATTGAACTTTTGTGTTCCGAGGATCATGTACCAAGTTTGGTAACAGGATCAGGCTGGCATGCAAAGATTTCCCATAGAAATTATTTGGAAGGGCTTGTGATTGGCATTGCTCCTAATCCTGCCAAGAAACGTTCAGCTTTTGTTCAGTTTGACGGTGGAAATGTTGTTGAGTACACTTCAATGTTGGGCTTGGCTGTTACTGGAGGTTCAACAAAACATGATGATATGAGCTTTTCATCATCTTGCCCTTGGATGAGTGTGGCTAAGGCCAGTGACAGTGGGTCATTAAAGCCCTTGCTTTTTGGTCTTGATGACATTGGGAGGCTGCATTTTGGTGGGAAAGTACTATGCAACAACTGCAGTAGTTTCTCATGCTACTCAAATTTGGCTGACCAAGTAGTCACTCATTTGATACTTTCAACCAAACAAGACTTTCTCTTTGTTGTGGAAATCGGTGATATACTGCATGGAGAAATAGAGTTAAAATACGAGAACTTTGTCCACACCGGTaacagaagaaaagaagaaaatatgaacTTCATAAATATTTGGGAAAGAGGTGCCAAAATTATTGGTGTCCTGCATGGTGATGATGCTGCTGTTATTATACAGACAACTCGGGGAAATCTGGAAAGCATTCACCCTAGAAAGCTGGTTCTTGCTTCAATTGTCAATGCTTTGATCCAAAGGCGTTTTAGGGATGCACTGCTGTTGGTCAGAAGGCATAGAATAGATTTCAATGTTATCGTTGACTATTGTGGATGGCAAACTTTTCTTCAGTCAGCTTCAGAATTTGTCAAACAGGTTAACAATTTGAGCTATATAACCGAGTTCATTTGTTCCATAAAGAATGAAAACATTATGGAAACCCTATACAAAAATTATATCTCTACACCCTGCCAAAACAGAGCTGGAGATGTTCAAGCTAAGGATGTCATGAGCTTTGATAGTTCCAGCAAGGTTTCTTCTCTCCTCCTGGCAATAAGGAAGGCTCTTGAGGAACAAGTCACCGAAAGCCCTGCAAGGGAGCTTTGCATTCTAACCACTCTAGCTCGCAGTGATCCTCCTATGCTCGAAGAAGCTTTGAAAAGAATCAAAGTTATTCGTGAAATGGAATTATTAGGTTCAAGTGACCCTAGGAGAAACTCTTATCCATCTGCTGAAGAAGCTCTGAAGCATCTGTTGTGGTTATCTGATTCCGATGCTGTATTTGAAGCTGCCTTAGGACTTTATGATTTGAACCTTGCAGCTATTGTGGCAGTGAACTCTCAAAGAGACCCAAAGGAATTTCTTCCTTATCTACAAGAATTAGAACGCATGCCAAGCCTCGTAATGTGCTACAATATTGACCTTCGGTTACACCGGTACGAGAAGGCTCTCAGACACATTGTTTCCGCTGGTGATGCATATTATTCAGATTGTATGAACCTCATGAACAAAAATCCTCAATTATTTCCTCTTGGCCTTCAAATGATCACTGATCCTGCAAAGAAAATGCAGGTCCTTGAGGCCTGGGGCGATCATCTTAGTGATGAAAAATGCTTTGAGGATGCCGCGATAACTTATCTGTGTTGTTCCAGTTTGGAAAATGCCTTGAAGGCATATCGCGCTTGTGGTGATTGGAGTGGGGTGCTTACTGTTGCTGGGCTCCTTAAACTGGAAAAGGACGAGTTAATGCAACTTGCTCATGATCTTTGTGAAGAGCTCCAAGCACTTGGTAAACCAGGAGAAGCTGCCAAAATTGCTCTGGAGTATTGTGGAGATGTTAACAGTgggattaatttattaattagtgCAAGGGACTGGGAGGAGGCTTTGAGGGTTGCTTTCATGCATAGGCAAGAGGATCTGGTATTGGAAGTGAAGAATGCAGCTTTAGATTGTGCAAGCACACTAATCAGTGAACACAAGGAAGGCTTGGAGAAGGTAGGGAAGTACTTGACTCGCTATTTAGCTGTTCGACAGAGAAGATTACTTCTGGCAGCAAAGCTTCAGTCAGAGGAACGGTCAATAAATGATCTGGATGATGATACTGTTTCAGAAGCTAGCAGTAACTTCAGTGGCATGAGTGCCTACACCACAGG AACAAGGAAGGGCTCTGCTGCTTCTGTAACCTCCAGTGTCACTAGCAAGGCAAGAGACATGAGGCGTCAGCGGAAGAGAGGAAAAATTCGCCCTGGCAG CCCTGATGAGGAGTTAGCACTGGTAGAGCATTTGAAAGGCATGTCTCTAACAGCTGGAGCAAAGAATGAGCTTAGATCTTTATTGTTTACCCTTGTGAAGCTTGGTGGTGAAGAAATAGCAAGAAAGCTACAATTGGCTGGAGAGAATTTTCAACTTACTCAGATGGCAGCAGTCAAACTAGCAGAAGATACAATTTCTACTGATATCATAAATGAGAAGGCACACACTTTGGAGCATTACATTCGGAAAATGAGAAGTGAACTGCcaaatttggattatttttcttGGCGATCTAAAGTTTTCATTTCTCCTTGA
- the LOC7458594 gene encoding transcription factor bHLH113 isoform X2, producing MACLPCLVAGYQSVSSTCSNIPQQSMLLSKGVSITEVQMAMQMRKRSIDELTNLLPQREPSDLIENKTALSTWKTNKRKKANSPEEPWNHQARESISIQEQKLQVPVRRSQKLSDKITALQKLVSPYGKADTASVLLEASLHIKLLQEQIQNLFQMLTSSRNSTRPIQQSQEADGELRDLQSRGLCLVPRSFMLKNDSAARPS from the exons ATGGCTTGTTTACCTTGTTTAGTGGCAGGCTATCAATCTGTATCCTCTACCTGCAGCAACATCCCACAGCAGTCAATGCTATTGAGCAAGGGAGTCTCTATTACAGAGGTTCAAATG GCCATGCAAATGAGGAAAAGGTCAATTGATGAGCTTACAAACCTACTACCCCAAAGAGAACCTAGCGATCTCATTGAAAACAAGACTGCTTTGAGTACATGGAAGACTAATAAGAGAAAGAAGGCTAATTCCCCTGAAGAACCATGGAATCACCAAGCCAGAGAATCAATCAGCATCCAAGAGCAAAAG TTGCAGGTGCCTGTGAGGAGAAGCCAAAAGCTGAGTGACAAAATCACAGCTCTTCAAAAGTTGGTCTCTCCATATGGCAAG GCAGACACTGCCTCTGTTCTACTAGAGGCTTCTCTTCACATCAAGCTCCTTCAAGAGCAAATCCAG AATCTGTTTCAGATGCTGACAAGCTCACGCAATAGTACAAGACCTATTCAACAGTCACAG GAAGCTGATGGTGAACTGCGAGACCTACAAAGTAGAGGACTTTGCTTGGTTCCCAGATCGTTTATGCTGAAAAATGACTCAGCAGCCAGACCAAGTTGA
- the LOC7458593 gene encoding elongator complex protein 1 isoform X2, giving the protein MFGSFISWRGDGKYFATISEASESSALLKKIKVWERDSGALHSTSDSKVFMGAVLEWMPSGAKIAAVYDRKVENRCPDIAFYERNGLVRSSFSIKEAVDATVESLKWNCGSDLVASVVRCEKYDAVKLWFLSNNHWYLKHEVRYSRQDGVRLMWDPVKPLQLICWTFGGQITIYNFTWISAVTENSTALVIDDSKILVTPLSLSLMPPPLHLFSLKFPSAVRDLALYSNNSKNRVAAFLSDGSLGVVELPDPDTWEDLEEKEFTVEASISETGFGSFVNLAWLDSHILLAVSHYGFSHSNCASHSSMGEDGLSGFCLQEIELLCSEDHVPSLVTGSGWHAKISHRNYLEGLVIGIAPNPAKKRSAFVQFDGGNVVEYTSMLGLAVTGGSTKHDDMSFSSSCPWMSVAKASDSGSLKPLLFGLDDIGRLHFGGKVLCNNCSSFSCYSNLADQVVTHLILSTKQDFLFVVEIGDILHGEIELKYENFVHTGNRRKEENMNFINIWERGAKIIGVLHGDDAAVIIQTTRGNLESIHPRKLVLASIVNALIQRRFRDALLLVRRHRIDFNVIVDYCGWQTFLQSASEFVKQVNNLSYITEFICSIKNENIMETLYKNYISTPCQNRAGDVQAKDVMSFDSSSKVSSLLLAIRKALEEQVTESPARELCILTTLARSDPPMLEEALKRIKVIREMELLGSSDPRRNSYPSAEEALKHLLWLSDSDAVFEAALGLYDLNLAAIVAVNSQRDPKEFLPYLQELERMPSLVMCYNIDLRLHRYEKALRHIVSAGDAYYSDCMNLMNKNPQLFPLGLQMITDPAKKMQVLEAWGDHLSDEKCFEDAAITYLCCSSLENALKAYRACGDWSGVLTVAGLLKLEKDELMQLAHDLCEELQALGKPGEAAKIALEYCGDVNSGINLLISARDWEEALRVAFMHRQEDLVLEVKNAALDCASTLISEHKEGLEKVGKYLTRYLAVRQRRLLLAAKLQSEERSINDLDDDTVSEASSNFSGMSAYTTGTRKGSAASVTSSVTSKARDMRRQRKRGKIRPGSPDEELALVEHLKGMSLTAGAKNELRSLLFTLVKLGGEEIARKLQLAGENFQLTQMAAVKLAEDTISTDIINEKAHTLEHYIRKMRSELPNLDYFSWRSKVFISP; this is encoded by the exons ATGTTTGGGAGTTTTATTTCATGGCGAGGTGATGGGAAATATTTTGCTACGATAAGTGAAGCGAGTGAATCTTCTGCCTTGCTTAAGAAGATTAAGGTTTGGGAACGGGATTCGGGTGCATTGCATTCCACGTCAGATTCTAAGGTATTTATGGGGGCGGTTTTGGAATGGATGCCAAGTGGAGCGAAAATTGCTGCTGTGTATGATAGAAAAGTGGAGAATAGGTGTCCTGATATTGCTTTCTATGAGAGGAATGGGTTGGTGAGGAGTTCTTTTAGTATTAAAGAAGCAGTTGATGCAACAGTTGAAAGTCTTAAGTGGAATTGTGGTTCGGATCTTGTTGCATCTGTTGTTAGATGTGAGAAATATGATGCTGTTAAGCTCTGGTTTTTGAGCAACAACCATTGGTATTTGAAACATGAAGTTAGATACTCGAGACAGGATGGAGTTAGGCTCATGTGGGATCCAGTAAAGCCACTACAGTTGATTTGTTGGACTTTTGGAGGCCAGATCACAATTTACAACTTCACCTGGATTTCTGCTGTGACAGAGAACTCGACAGCATTGGTCATTGATGACTCCAAAATACTTGTAACTCCACTTTCTTTATCCCTGATGCCACCTCCCCTTCATTTATTCAGCCTCAAATTTCCAAGTGCAGTGAGGGACCTGGCTTTATATTCCAATAATTCTAAGAATAGAGTAGCTGCATTTTTATCAGATGGCTCTTTGGGTGTTGTAGAACTTCCTGACCCAGATACATGGGAGGatcttgaagaaaaagaatttacTGTTGAAGCTTCTATTTCTGAGACAGGTTTTGGATCCTTTGTGAACCTTGCATGGCTGGATTCACACATATTACTTGCTGTTTCTCATTATGGCTTCTCTCATAGTAATTGTGCATCCCACAGTTCAATGGGCGAGGATGGACTTAGTGGTTTTTGTTTGCAGGAAATTGAACTTTTGTGTTCCGAGGATCATGTACCAAGTTTGGTAACAGGATCAGGCTGGCATGCAAAGATTTCCCATAGAAATTATTTGGAAGGGCTTGTGATTGGCATTGCTCCTAATCCTGCCAAGAAACGTTCAGCTTTTGTTCAGTTTGACGGTGGAAATGTTGTTGAGTACACTTCAATGTTGGGCTTGGCTGTTACTGGAGGTTCAACAAAACATGATGATATGAGCTTTTCATCATCTTGCCCTTGGATGAGTGTGGCTAAGGCCAGTGACAGTGGGTCATTAAAGCCCTTGCTTTTTGGTCTTGATGACATTGGGAGGCTGCATTTTGGTGGGAAAGTACTATGCAACAACTGCAGTAGTTTCTCATGCTACTCAAATTTGGCTGACCAAGTAGTCACTCATTTGATACTTTCAACCAAACAAGACTTTCTCTTTGTTGTGGAAATCGGTGATATACTGCATGGAGAAATAGAGTTAAAATACGAGAACTTTGTCCACACCGGTaacagaagaaaagaagaaaatatgaacTTCATAAATATTTGGGAAAGAGGTGCCAAAATTATTGGTGTCCTGCATGGTGATGATGCTGCTGTTATTATACAGACAACTCGGGGAAATCTGGAAAGCATTCACCCTAGAAAGCTGGTTCTTGCTTCAATTGTCAATGCTTTGATCCAAAGGCGTTTTAGGGATGCACTGCTGTTGGTCAGAAGGCATAGAATAGATTTCAATGTTATCGTTGACTATTGTGGATGGCAAACTTTTCTTCAGTCAGCTTCAGAATTTGTCAAACAGGTTAACAATTTGAGCTATATAACCGAGTTCATTTGTTCCATAAAGAATGAAAACATTATGGAAACCCTATACAAAAATTATATCTCTACACCCTGCCAAAACAGAGCTGGAGATGTTCAAGCTAAGGATGTCATGAGCTTTGATAGTTCCAGCAAGGTTTCTTCTCTCCTCCTGGCAATAAGGAAGGCTCTTGAGGAACAAGTCACCGAAAGCCCTGCAAGGGAGCTTTGCATTCTAACCACTCTAGCTCGCAGTGATCCTCCTATGCTCGAAGAAGCTTTGAAAAGAATCAAAGTTATTCGTGAAATGGAATTATTAGGTTCAAGTGACCCTAGGAGAAACTCTTATCCATCTGCTGAAGAAGCTCTGAAGCATCTGTTGTGGTTATCTGATTCCGATGCTGTATTTGAAGCTGCCTTAGGACTTTATGATTTGAACCTTGCAGCTATTGTGGCAGTGAACTCTCAAAGAGACCCAAAGGAATTTCTTCCTTATCTACAAGAATTAGAACGCATGCCAAGCCTCGTAATGTGCTACAATATTGACCTTCGGTTACACCGGTACGAGAAGGCTCTCAGACACATTGTTTCCGCTGGTGATGCATATTATTCAGATTGTATGAACCTCATGAACAAAAATCCTCAATTATTTCCTCTTGGCCTTCAAATGATCACTGATCCTGCAAAGAAAATGCAGGTCCTTGAGGCCTGGGGCGATCATCTTAGTGATGAAAAATGCTTTGAGGATGCCGCGATAACTTATCTGTGTTGTTCCAGTTTGGAAAATGCCTTGAAGGCATATCGCGCTTGTGGTGATTGGAGTGGGGTGCTTACTGTTGCTGGGCTCCTTAAACTGGAAAAGGACGAGTTAATGCAACTTGCTCATGATCTTTGTGAAGAGCTCCAAGCACTTGGTAAACCAGGAGAAGCTGCCAAAATTGCTCTGGAGTATTGTGGAGATGTTAACAGTgggattaatttattaattagtgCAAGGGACTGGGAGGAGGCTTTGAGGGTTGCTTTCATGCATAGGCAAGAGGATCTGGTATTGGAAGTGAAGAATGCAGCTTTAGATTGTGCAAGCACACTAATCAGTGAACACAAGGAAGGCTTGGAGAAGGTAGGGAAGTACTTGACTCGCTATTTAGCTGTTCGACAGAGAAGATTACTTCTGGCAGCAAAGCTTCAGTCAGAGGAACGGTCAATAAATGATCTGGATGATGATACTGTTTCAGAAGCTAGCAGTAACTTCAGTGGCATGAGTGCCTACACCACAGG AACAAGGAAGGGCTCTGCTGCTTCTGTAACCTCCAGTGTCACTAGCAAGGCAAGAGACATGAGGCGTCAGCGGAAGAGAGGAAAAATTCGCCCTGGCAG CCCTGATGAGGAGTTAGCACTGGTAGAGCATTTGAAAGGCATGTCTCTAACAGCTGGAGCAAAGAATGAGCTTAGATCTTTATTGTTTACCCTTGTGAAGCTTGGTGGTGAAGAAATAGCAAGAAAGCTACAATTGGCTGGAGAGAATTTTCAACTTACTCAGATGGCAGCAGTCAAACTAGCAGAAGATACAATTTCTACTGATATCATAAATGAGAAGGCACACACTTTGGAGCATTACATTCGGAAAATGAGAAGTGAACTGCcaaatttggattatttttcttGGCGATCTAAAGTTTTCATTTCTCCTTGA
- the LOC7458594 gene encoding transcription factor bHLH113 isoform X1: MACLPCLVAGYQSVSSTCSNIPQQSMLLSKGVSITEVQMDFQAMQMRKRSIDELTNLLPQREPSDLIENKTALSTWKTNKRKKANSPEEPWNHQARESISIQEQKLQVPVRRSQKLSDKITALQKLVSPYGKADTASVLLEASLHIKLLQEQIQNLFQMLTSSRNSTRPIQQSQEADGELRDLQSRGLCLVPRSFMLKNDSAARPS; the protein is encoded by the exons ATGGCTTGTTTACCTTGTTTAGTGGCAGGCTATCAATCTGTATCCTCTACCTGCAGCAACATCCCACAGCAGTCAATGCTATTGAGCAAGGGAGTCTCTATTACAGAGGTTCAAATG GACTTTCAGGCCATGCAAATGAGGAAAAGGTCAATTGATGAGCTTACAAACCTACTACCCCAAAGAGAACCTAGCGATCTCATTGAAAACAAGACTGCTTTGAGTACATGGAAGACTAATAAGAGAAAGAAGGCTAATTCCCCTGAAGAACCATGGAATCACCAAGCCAGAGAATCAATCAGCATCCAAGAGCAAAAG TTGCAGGTGCCTGTGAGGAGAAGCCAAAAGCTGAGTGACAAAATCACAGCTCTTCAAAAGTTGGTCTCTCCATATGGCAAG GCAGACACTGCCTCTGTTCTACTAGAGGCTTCTCTTCACATCAAGCTCCTTCAAGAGCAAATCCAG AATCTGTTTCAGATGCTGACAAGCTCACGCAATAGTACAAGACCTATTCAACAGTCACAG GAAGCTGATGGTGAACTGCGAGACCTACAAAGTAGAGGACTTTGCTTGGTTCCCAGATCGTTTATGCTGAAAAATGACTCAGCAGCCAGACCAAGTTGA
- the LOC7458594 gene encoding transcription factor bHLH113 isoform X4, translated as MLLSKGVSITEVQMAMQMRKRSIDELTNLLPQREPSDLIENKTALSTWKTNKRKKANSPEEPWNHQARESISIQEQKLQVPVRRSQKLSDKITALQKLVSPYGKADTASVLLEASLHIKLLQEQIQNLFQMLTSSRNSTRPIQQSQEADGELRDLQSRGLCLVPRSFMLKNDSAARPS; from the exons ATGCTATTGAGCAAGGGAGTCTCTATTACAGAGGTTCAAATG GCCATGCAAATGAGGAAAAGGTCAATTGATGAGCTTACAAACCTACTACCCCAAAGAGAACCTAGCGATCTCATTGAAAACAAGACTGCTTTGAGTACATGGAAGACTAATAAGAGAAAGAAGGCTAATTCCCCTGAAGAACCATGGAATCACCAAGCCAGAGAATCAATCAGCATCCAAGAGCAAAAG TTGCAGGTGCCTGTGAGGAGAAGCCAAAAGCTGAGTGACAAAATCACAGCTCTTCAAAAGTTGGTCTCTCCATATGGCAAG GCAGACACTGCCTCTGTTCTACTAGAGGCTTCTCTTCACATCAAGCTCCTTCAAGAGCAAATCCAG AATCTGTTTCAGATGCTGACAAGCTCACGCAATAGTACAAGACCTATTCAACAGTCACAG GAAGCTGATGGTGAACTGCGAGACCTACAAAGTAGAGGACTTTGCTTGGTTCCCAGATCGTTTATGCTGAAAAATGACTCAGCAGCCAGACCAAGTTGA
- the LOC7458594 gene encoding transcription factor bHLH113 isoform X3 yields the protein MLLSKGVSITEVQMDFQAMQMRKRSIDELTNLLPQREPSDLIENKTALSTWKTNKRKKANSPEEPWNHQARESISIQEQKLQVPVRRSQKLSDKITALQKLVSPYGKADTASVLLEASLHIKLLQEQIQNLFQMLTSSRNSTRPIQQSQEADGELRDLQSRGLCLVPRSFMLKNDSAARPS from the exons ATGCTATTGAGCAAGGGAGTCTCTATTACAGAGGTTCAAATG GACTTTCAGGCCATGCAAATGAGGAAAAGGTCAATTGATGAGCTTACAAACCTACTACCCCAAAGAGAACCTAGCGATCTCATTGAAAACAAGACTGCTTTGAGTACATGGAAGACTAATAAGAGAAAGAAGGCTAATTCCCCTGAAGAACCATGGAATCACCAAGCCAGAGAATCAATCAGCATCCAAGAGCAAAAG TTGCAGGTGCCTGTGAGGAGAAGCCAAAAGCTGAGTGACAAAATCACAGCTCTTCAAAAGTTGGTCTCTCCATATGGCAAG GCAGACACTGCCTCTGTTCTACTAGAGGCTTCTCTTCACATCAAGCTCCTTCAAGAGCAAATCCAG AATCTGTTTCAGATGCTGACAAGCTCACGCAATAGTACAAGACCTATTCAACAGTCACAG GAAGCTGATGGTGAACTGCGAGACCTACAAAGTAGAGGACTTTGCTTGGTTCCCAGATCGTTTATGCTGAAAAATGACTCAGCAGCCAGACCAAGTTGA
- the LOC7489588 gene encoding actin-depolymerizing factor 1, protein MANAASGMAVHDDCKLRFLDLKAKRTYRFIVFKIEEKQKQVIVEKLGEPADSYENFSASLPADECRYAVYDFDYVTEENCQKSRIVFIAWCPDTARVRSKMIYASSKDRFKRELDGIQIELQATDPTEMGLDVIRSRSN, encoded by the exons atg GCAAACGCAGCATCTGGGATGGCTGTGCATGATGACTGCAAGCTGAGGTTTTTGGATTTGAAGGCAAAAAGGACTTACCGTTTCATTGTTTTCAAGATTGAGGAGAAGCAAAAGCAGGTGATTGTGGAGAAGCTTGGTGAACCAGCTGATAGCTATGAAAATTTCTCTGCCAGTCTGCCCGCTGATGAGTGTCGATATGCTGTTTATGACTTTGATTATGTAACAGAGGAGAACTGCCAGAAGAGCAGGATTGTTTTTATTGCATG GTGCCCTGACACGGCTAGGGTGAGAAGCAAGATGATTTATGCAAGCTCCAAGGACAGGTTTAAGAGAGAATTAGATGGTATTCAGATTGAGCTGCAAGCTACTGATCCTACAGAGATGGGGCTTGATGTTATTAGAAGCCGTTCGAATTAA
- the LOC7458595 gene encoding 40S ribosomal protein S15a-1 gives MVRVSVLNDALKSMYNAEKRGKRQVMIRPSSKVIIKFLLVMQKHGYIGEFEFVDDHRAGKIVVELNGRLNKCGVISPRFDVGVKEIETWTARLLPSRQFGYIVLTTSAGIMDHEEARRKNVGGKVLGFFY, from the exons ATGGTGCGAGTTAGTGTTTTGAATGATGCTCTGAAGAGCATGTACAATGCAGAGAAACGTGGGAAGCGGCAAGTCATGATCAGGCCTTCCTCAAAGGTGATCATCAAATTTCTGTTGGTGATGCAAAAGCATG GTTATATTGGTGAGTTTGAGTTCGTTGATGATCACAGGGCTGGTAAAATCGTTGTCGAACTAAATGGAAGGTTGAACAAATGTGGGGTTATCAGTCCTCGTTTTGATGTTGGTGTTAAGGAGATTGAAACCTGGACTGCAAGGTTGCTCCCCTCAAGACAG TTTGGATACATCGTGCTCACAACTTCTGCTGGTATTATGGACCATGAGGAAGCTAGAAGGAAGAATGTTGGTGGGAAAGTGCTTGGTTTCTTCTACTAA